The Salvelinus fontinalis isolate EN_2023a chromosome 34, ASM2944872v1, whole genome shotgun sequence region AACACATCCATTCGGTAACCTCCATACCATAACTTGTTAGTGGAAGGAGAAGGTGAGATGCTTCAGAAGTGTTGGTATTGCCTTAAGGCCAATCACTGATGAATAGCTAGTTAGTTATAGTTACTGAAGAAACACAAAGCCTAATACACATGTCTGTAGAGTTCAGTTGTTAATTAACATGTGTCTTACATCTCTGTCAACTGACAGCATTTTTCTACTCCTCAACTGAAGATAAATAACATGTAGTTGGGTCAGTCATTTGATTTAAATTTTCCACCGGAAGAGTTTGTAGTCCTGACTCAGTTAATGTGGTATCTCTACACCTTGATGTTTAAAACAGCACATGTGAATGGTGCAAAACGGGACTATTAACCACATACCATATTTGCAGGAAGTTTGTGAAGGACCTATGCTCCCCAAAGAGCAAAAGAGTTTAAGTCaagtcattttttgggggtggAAGTTTCCTTTTGATAAGAGAGCGTACCTGTGTCACCCTCCCGATTGTATGGGGGAGAGTTGGGTTAGTTCAACCATTTTTAACATTCAGCATCACTACATCAAGGAAAATATAgtgttctttctaacaaagatatctacatatatttcaggatgttgtgtatccttggaaataatcagaattcatttAAACAGAACAGTTTTGAAAAtatagcttgtccaaaaaaagtgGTCTCGTGGCATAACTTCCCCCGGTATGGAGTAAATTGAGCTAAGTTGAGCCGCCTTTTGgtaagtgggtgatggtgtcctgtgacagtgggtgatgatGCTGGTAGGTCAAAGTTTAAATCAaggaaagcttatttctctcaaatgttgtgcacaaatttgtttacatccctgttattgagcatttctcatttgccaagataatacatccacctgacaggtgtggcatatcaagaagctgatgaaaccgcatgatcattacacaggtgcaccttgtgctggggacaataaaaggccactctaaaatgtgcagttttgtcacaaaacacaatgccacagatgtctcaagttttgagggagcgtgcaattggcatgctgactgcatgaatgtccaccagagctgttgccagagaactgaatgttcatttctctagcaTAAGAAACCCATTGTCgtgccaatgttgttttagagaatttggtggtatgtccaaccggcctcacaaccacagaccacgtgtccAGGGGACATTTGGGAGAGCGATTTGTTGATTTGTAAACAgtttgccccatggtggcggtggggttatgatatgggcaggcataagctacggaaaaagaacacaactgcattttactgatggcaatttgaatagaCAGAGATACCGAGATgcaatcctgaggcccattgtcgtgccattcatccgccgccatcacatAATGTTTCAACTTGATAATGCACcaccccatgtcacaaggatctgaacacaattcctggaaactgaaaatgtcccagttcttccatggcctgcatactcaccagatatatcacccattgagcatgtttgggatgctctggatcaacgtgtacgacagcgtgttccagttcccaccaatatccagaaacttcgtACAGCCCTTAAAGAattgtgggacaacattccacaggccacaatcgacAGCTTGatcgaaggagatgtgtcacgctgcaggaggcaaatggtggtcccaccagatactgactggttttatgaTCCACGCCCcaactttttttttaaggtatccgtgaccaacagatgcatatctgtattcccagtcatgtgatatccatagattaaggcctaaatcatttatttcaattgactgatttccttatatgaactgtaactcagtaaagtctttgaaattgttgcatgttgcgtttatatttctgttcagtatactGTAGATCTCTCTGTTCAATGTAACTTACCCTTCCATTTCTTGACTATTGTTTGATGTGCCCATTCATAAGCAAGTTCTCTGCATTTGAGGCTACTAAGCCCATTAAACTGGTGCATGAGATTCTTGATATGTTTAgcaagctcagactccatgtcatcagataagacctTGTGTGACACTGCTGTTCCATCATAGCCTCTTTCACACAGGTACACGTTCGTTTTGCTTTTTGTCAATGTGCCTCTTCAGTGTCATTCAGTCTATTTTTTTCATCCCATGTTGTTCCTCAAATGAACTTCTGCCcttatctctgtctgtttctcctttctttctttctttctttctttctttctttctttctttctttctttctttctttctttctttctttctttctttctttctttctttctttctttctctctctttatctctctgtctctctctctctctttctctcaatgtcAAAGGAGTTTTGCGTGTTGCTCTGATTTCTCTGCCTTGTCACTGCTCTCTGGTGGTAGTCGATTGCCACAGCAGACTTGTCAAATGTTGGATCATTGCCAAGTAAGTGCATTCAATTTATGACATGATATTTAATATACAGGATATTCCATCCCCTATAATCCCTAATATAATTTACAAATACAATATTGATCATAGTAGGACTATCTGCACACCTGATAAGCCCAGATATGCAGGTCCAAAAGCATCAAAATGGCATGAATTATTATTTTATAAATGATACATGGTATAAGTTTTGTGTATTGTTTCATGTTCATGAAGGGGTCATGGGAATAAACAGTTTGGGATCCCCTGCCATAATAGACCCTAGCAGGGTTGGGGTGAATTTCATTTGAACTCCAGTCAATTCTGGAAGTACAATTCAAATTCCAAatctcttcaatgcttttcaatgaggaaaatgtcgaattggaattggaattttGTTTACTTTCTGAAAtgactggaattaaaatggaattgaccccaaccctgctgccTAGATCGAATGTGCCAACTTTGAGATACACATTGGGCTTGTTCCCACTAGAGGGCATCATCCTAGAGGACAATAGAATGAGTCCACAGTAGCACAATAAAGAACCTTAAGCATTTCAATAAAATACGACATATATTTTATTTACAAAACAAGTCTGTATTTATTTTACAAAATTATTCAAAATGTACAGCACAACTTCAATGAAAGGGATTTTTGTCATTAAGTGTAGAGAAGGTGaacatgaaatgaaatgtaatttttCAGTCTTGGTAGAGGAGGGATCTCATGAGTAGTTTTAGCGAAtatggtggataaatgaagatggTTCACTCAGGCCGTTTACCATCGAAAATAAATAGGCAGTTCCAGTCTACTTAACTGGGTGTGTCTACCATAGCCACCAATGcaatagcagctgggtctggtctacttccTTCATTGACTTTCATTGAACCAGAAAAAAAACAGCAAGTGGGGTGTCTCACTTCCTCTTTACATCTCTGGTTTTAGTTTGGCTTCAGTGTCTGCCAGCATCTTCAAAAGACTGTTGTAAACACCAAAGCAACAGCGGAGAAATGCATAGACGTTATGTTGGAGCCTTGCAGTCTATCCATGAAGCAGTCCTTCACTTTTACATTAGAAAGTGCAACTAGAAGAAAAACTGAAACGTTTGTCTAGTTTGAGGTTAAATTCTGAATGGGGTAGAGAGGCCTaccagtatttttttttaaagctttaaaaaaaaaaagattaagaaAAAAAAGGACAATATATACTCAGGTTTTAAAACTCAGGTTAGTTTTAGAACAATTGAGGGTGATAATTTTGAGGTGACATGTCTACGAAGGACACGTGACATAGTATTTTGCTATGGAAACCAGTCAACCTCCAACAGCCAGTAACCATGCCCTCTAGGTCATAAAGCTGTTATGCAAACAACAACGTCTGTTTGATACGTTACCTATTTGCTTTTGAACAGACGAGAAACTTAGCAACACCAGTAAAGTACACATTCTGTACCGTACAATGACTGTACAGTGTAACATGCATGACCTGAAACTCCCCCTGTTCCTATGACCTGTTGAATATTTAAAATCGGAGATGACTAATAGCACCTTATTAAAGGTAGTCTGTTTATGTATTCATGGCCTAGgtaggatgcagacagacaggggagaatCAGGTGTCCCATTCGTCCACTGCTCCACTGATTATAgatggaagagacagagagggtgtgatACTAAGATGCATACAAAGACTCTCAGTCAGTCCCAGATTTCTAGGGAATATAGAACAGAGATCTCTGACTGGATTGACACAACATGTCATGGCCCAATGGGATGCACTGCCtttcgtctctgtgtgtgtcactgAGTGTGATAGAGGGACCGTGTGAAATGGTGAGACCAGTGtttgagggagaggcagagaaagtcttctgtgtttgagtgtgcacaaattagtttgaTAGAGAAAGACATGACGTTttggtgtgtttgcatgtgtgtatgtgaacTCATTTCCCAGCTCAGAGTTTCTCGTCGCTAGGCTCGTGGCCAGGGAACAGATCGGGGGTTTCTGCTAACGTGGCCCTgatcttcttcttctctttaaAACGTCCTGAGTGGGACACTTTGACATGGCGTCCCTTGGTGGCCGTCTTATCCACTATCCTCTCCAGACGGGCGTTCAATTGGCTGTCCTCTGTGGCACCCTCTACTGCCCCGGGGGCTCCACTGTGGGGTGTGGTATTGCTGCCGTACTCCGCTGGGATCTCGTACAGAACCTTGGGCTCCGACTTCTTCTTACGCAGGAAGGTCAGCTTCCACCAGCCAGGCGATGGGTCAgccatgaccacacacacacacagagaggagggagagcgggatgGAAGAATGGAGGGGCCTTGGGTTGAtgtagggagagaaagagcgagagaagttTAGTAATACTTTAGTTAATAACTGTAGCTTTACAGCTCCACAATATTTACAATGAAGATGGATCAGACATGAGTCATGAACTCTCAGAGAGAAGAGTGATTTACGTAAATTCCCCTACTACTCCCTTCCCATTCACCATTCAAACTCCTGCCACACCTCTTACCCTAAGCCCTAACCACAGTAACCTGACTCTAAACACCGCCCAGCTCAGATCGATCTGTGTCAGATATATCCGTGTCAGGGGGAACGGACTGAGCCCTCCTGAATATTTCAGGGGAACTCAATAGGCACCATATGGTGGAGGGATGACAGGGCACCGCTGGTGATTGGGTTACTCCTAGTGTGTGTTGGCCAAGCTAAACGTGTCGGCTGCTAATAGCGCCTCATATTTCAGCCAAACCCTTTCTAGGATGAGATAACACTCACGGGTTGCCCAATCTCTCGTGCTGAGGTGCTGCTCTTTGAATCGCAAGCGCCGCGCTACCATTGTCACTACTTCCGCCGCTACCACTGCCATTGTCAATCCCTCTACCATTGTTGCcaccaccatcacaataaatatgactattactactacaacgaCGACCACTGCTAACGCAAACCTGAGTGTAGGTTTAGTTCCATTCGGATGCAGTCATTTCTGGTAATTAATTGACTTATTTTCCAGCTGAAATTCCTCTGGCCTGGGTTCAAAACGAACCACTCATTAGAGTAATTCATTCAACCGGgagtttctgtttagtgtttcacTTCAACGGCAGTTTCTCTGTACTTCTAGCGAGAGAGAAGTACCCTAGTGAAAAGCTTTTTAAATTCCAGGTGAACCGTTCTGCAAACAAATATCAAAGGGACTTCCAGAAATCATGTGTTCTGTAGTGCGTCGGTGCAGTTTAAGTGCTCCTGCTCTGCCTGTAACAGTCGTGGGAGAGTTTGGCTGTTCATTGTGTAATACAGGCAGAGCAGGTTGTAttgtctgtcctgtgggtttCTACACAAGTCCATCTTCCCACATAAGCAAACATGTACTGATTTACCAGCACACATACTATAGCAATACAAACAGACATTTAGAATATAAAGACCAGATTAACTATGTGATGCGCAGACAAAGGCGAACACAGGCATGCAGGCGGAGGGAACACACATGTAGCAAACACATGTAGCAAACGTAAAAATAGACACGTGAACACACGCACACTACTCTGCCCTCGCTGCATACAGATAAAGCCTCGGCTTTGTGCCACTCTCCCCCCAGAAGAAGGGAATAGGCCATTACCCACCGGTCGCCTAGCAACGCGGTGGAAATTTCCATAGAATATGCTAATGTACTTTTGGTGATCTGTTTGGGTGCTGATGACTTTTGGCCTGATAGCTGAGGGTTGGGTTTTGGTCTATAGATGAGCAAACAGAAGCCAAGActgcttttttttctctctcatgaCAAAACAGCGGCCAACATGTTAATGTTTGAGTTCCTTTGACTGGTTTCCTGCCAGGGTGAAACGTTCAGAGGCAAAGTTAGTCTGGGCATCTTTTTATCTGCCTCAGCATAATAGTCTGTCTAAGATATGTCTGGTCTAATATCTGGTCTATATGTCTTTATGTGCGATCATTTCTTGGCGACAGTTTATTTTTTACTTGTCAATTGCTATTCAACCTAACATATTTGTAATGCTAAATTGCTTATCTTAGTTTACTAATACATGTGTCAGTCACCTGCCTTTGTAGTACTGCCCGATTTGTGGTTGGTTATCGTGCAGTCCAAGTGCAACCCATTTTATGACCCTTCTAAAGCGGGTTTCCTTATTAGTTCTATTGCCCATTGGAATGCCAGTCAGTCGGTGACATTCCACACAGCGCGTTCTCAGGTCatcaaccctgtctgtctctccgtcacTCCGTCCACCTCTTGTCCTTTAGCCATCAGTAACCTAGACTTCCCATTTCCACCCTCCTTCAGAGCAGAACATCGGTCAAGTTGCTGGACCACGTCCTAGACTAGTCGTCGGCACAGCCAGTTGTCCAGGTCAGCAGACCCAAGGTAACTTCCAGTAAATTTCCAAGTGCTGAGTTAGTTTACATGATGTCACGAGGAATTCAATAAGGAAACATGAAGTCTCAATTTTAGAGAGTCATTCATTTTATGGCTGTGGCTGCTGCTGCGTGACTATTTGGAATGGCCAAAGGCAATCCCTTCAAAGTAATAAGGATATAATGTCCATGTTGCTCATCCAGAAAATCAATCAAACCAACAAAATCACCCCGTTATTATTCTTTCTGAAAGAAAGTATATCACCGGTACGTCACAGGTAGTAAACCTGCGCTTAGAGCCCCTTACGCTACGGTAAACATCCACCTGTGTGTGCAGACTGGGGTAAACGCCACTGACAGGCAAGTCACCTTTGGTGATAACTGTCTGCGAATAAAGCCGATGGCTCCGTTCCCATGCTAACGTCAGACTCTTATCTGAGAATTCGCACATCGAATATTTTTACGAAATGTGGAGCACGGTCAAATGTGAGGGGAAAGTCCCTTCAAATTACGACCTCACTTCTCATGCATCTGTCAAACTATTGCATTAAGCAGGCTTTGACGCAACAGTGGCCAACATGCTGGCTATTAGGGCTGTGGTCATTCCCTCGAAGGATGTACTATATGTGTTTTGGTATACGTCACAATTGGTGCCGTGACTAAGATCATACAGCTGACAATTATAAGCGAAGAGTAGGATGTCAAGGCGAGTCACACAAATGATGGTGTCACGTTGGTATTTGACAGCCGACGTAGCTAGCGAGAGCCTTGTATTGAATGCACACAAATGTAGACACATATGCATATGGTCACCAAGGCACAGTGCAATCAGTTAGGTGCAGTGTGTGCTAACTGCTTAGTGtttacccagtgtgtgtgtgtgtggtcaaaaGGCTCAGTGTTCAAAGGTCCTTATTGCTAACTGGTACGAGGGGCCCAAGGAAGCCCGTTCTGTCTGAAGTCCACTTTCTGTCAGTTGAAGAGGTATTCATCTGAATTAGGTATGTTACGGGAAGAGGGTAGTAAGCACGACATTTCACGTTGTGGAGAAATATACAACTAGCTCTTACATTTCGATCGTCAATATTTCATCATTACAATCTTGCTATACATCTGGCAAAATGTTGTACATTGTCAAGGCacagtttagggtgtgtgtgtgtgtgtgtgtgtgtgtgtgtgtgtgtgtgtgtgtgtgtgtgtgtgtgtgtgtgtgtgtgtgtgtgtttgtgtgtgtgtccacaagaatagtaagcaaacaaaaatttgaccaactggggacattttcttGGTCCCCACAAGCTTAAATGCggggttaggattaggagctaggtttaggtttagggttaggagctagggctaggtttagggttaggattaaggttagggttagggttacggtgATGGTACGGTT contains the following coding sequences:
- the LOC129832900 gene encoding proline-rich protein 15-like protein A, with the translated sequence MADPSPGWWKLTFLRKKKSEPKVLYEIPAEYGSNTTPHSGAPGAVEGATEDSQLNARLERIVDKTATKGRHVKVSHSGRFKEKKKIRATLAETPDLFPGHEPSDEKL